The genomic interval TCCGCTCCGAGATCTGTCTCAAACTTATAGAAGCTGGCGTTGATGTGGAAGTTCACCACCACGAAGTGGGAACCGCAGGACAAGGCGAAATCGATATCCGTTTTGGAGAGTTAACCGAGACTGGCGATAAGATTGCGTTGTATAAGTACATCATCAAGAACATGGCGCGTGCCAATAACCTCGTAGCGACTTTCATGCCGAAACCGCTTTTCCAAGACAACGGTTCCGGGATGCACGTCCACCAAAGTCTCTGGAAAAACGGGAAGAATATCTTCTACGATCCACAGGGATATTCGCTGCTGAGTGAGGATGCCCTCTATTACATCGGCGGCTTGCTCACGCATGCCCGCTCACTCTGTGCAATCATCGCCCCAACAACCAACTCTTACAAACGGTTGGTCCCAGGGTATGAAGCACCCGTGAACATCGCCTACTCGCAACGGAACCGTAGTGCATGTGTCCGTATTCCCGTCTACTCAAAGAGTGAGAAGGCGAAACGGGTCGAATTCCGCACACCGGATCCGTCCTGTAATCCTTACCTCGCCTTCAGCGCACTGCTCATGGCAGGACTTGACGGCATACAGAACCGCATCCATCCAGGCGATCCACTGGATAAAGATCTCTATGACCTTGAGCCCGAAGAACTCGCCGACATCGAGTCCACGCCAGTGTCCCTCGGCGATTCCTTGGATGCCTTAGAGGAAGACCACGAATATCTCCTGAAGGGCGATGTGTTCACCCAAGACGTTTTGGATGTCTGGCTTGATTACAAACGTGAAAATGAAGTCGATGCAGTCAACATGCGACCGCATCCGTATGAATTCTTCCTCTATCACGACATTTAGGTCGTGTGAACTCGGAAGTCGCGCGATCACAACGGTCGTGTTCTCACTGCGAAGCAGTGCTTCCACAGAGGTTTGATAAATCACTCTATAGGGCGGATTCTCATATCCGCCCACCGCACTCGTAAGGGCACAGATTGCAAGCCCTGATTGAATAGCAAAGCCGCTACACAACCCTATTCACTTTTAGCAAGGAGAATCGCATGAAAAAGCTAGAATGTATTATCCGCCCCTTCAAATTGGAGGAGGTCAAAGAGGCACTCAGCAGTGTGGGTGTTCGGGGCATGACAGTCAGCGAAGTTCGTGGTTTCGGACGTAGCCGTGGGCATACCGAATTGTACCGCGGTAGCGAATACACCATCGAATTTGTTCCAAAGTTAAAAATCGAAATTGTTGTTGCAGAAGAGAACGTTGACAAAGTGGTTGAAGCCGTGCAACAGGCTGCTTCGACAGGTAAAATCGGCGATGGCAAAATCTTCGTCCTGCCCATTGATGAAACCATCCGTATCCGTACAGGTGAAAGAGGTCCTGCCGCTGTTTAACTTTCTATTCATGTAGGGGCGGATGTCTTTTATATCTGCCCCTCCTTCCATACCAATTTATTAGGACATACCCTTGCCCCTATCCTATCCGATCTTTACCTATCACTGTTCTCTCTTCCCATTTTCTATCTGTCCTCAAAATTAATTTTTCTGACTCAAGAAATTTTATTCGATATTAACTGGACTTTGAAGAAAGAATCAATGTAAAACAATCCTTTTTCGTCAAAACCGCGTATTTTTTGAAATTGACAAATTGACTTGACAAAAAAGAAACTAAAGTTTAGAATGTATTAGAAGTTGAATAGAAAAGGGTTTTTGATCGCAAGACCTATTATCTACTCTACCCTGTAGAAATGTTAGAAGAAGTATTTCTGATAGAATAGTTTGAACCGATCGACATACTTTCACACTCCCTCATTTTCAGAAAAGACAATCTATAATGCGGAAAAAGATTTTGATAATTGCTATCGCAGCACTTTTGATGCTGGGATTTTTGCCGATATCGTTGGATATTGTATCACCACCGGAAGCCGAAGCAGGCAAGTTCCACATTGAGTGCGATTGGATAATTGAGACCAACGCTATATACTTATTCTGTTGGTGGGAGACCCACGACCACTAATAGCAAAACCCAGTAGTAACCTGTATAGAAGGGCGATCTCATTGTTGATCGCCTTCCAATTATTATGGAGAAACAATGCGATTCGTTATTATTTTTAGCAGTCTCATTTGTCTATCGCTCTTCAATTTTGGATGTATCGGCAACCATCAGAAAACCTCGAATCAAGAGCAGAAACCTATAGCCGGTGAACAAAACACTACCGCTACTGAAGAATTGATAGATTCCGGAGAAAAATCATCCTCCAAAGATAGTCAAGTAGAAAATAACCCCCTCGAAACCCCTCAACAAGGAAAGGTATCTATCGATCCCACGGTAGATGAGGCGCAAGAGCATTATCTGGCATTTTTTTCACTGCTGAAAACAGACATAGAAGCAGCAGAGATTGAACTCTCAAAGTACGTAAAAACGCGTTTCGGCGCACATCCACTTGGTGACAAATGGGTCAAACTCTTTGTCCGTCTCGTCCGTAACCAAAAAGGAACTTTCGCAGATATACAACATGCCACCCAATGGCATGTTCAGATGCTTACAGATGTTAAGCCTGAAGAACGCACGCAAGCACACACCGAATTGCTCAAAGATCTACAAGAGGCTCTGAGAGGGCTGGAATCAATAGGTAAATTACTTGAAAGCCAGGGCAAAGATCTCGAAACTTATGAGATGTCAGGCAGGTTTGATTCACCATAGCCAGGGTGCTCTGTTTTCTCATGAAAGGAGGGAAGGATGTACATTAAGATCTTAGGTATTGCCACTATTCTCGTTATCTTCTTTTGCGTTGGCATCTTTTTTTTCACGCGCTGGGAGAATCAACGTTTTGTGACAGCACTTCCACAGTTACCAAATTTTGACGTTCCCTCGACTCCCGCGGAACAAAGAACATTAACGATAAAAGAAGGCCCAGAGCAGTCCTACCCTACGGCAATAATTGAACCCGAAGTTTTGGAAACCCCTTCTATAACCCCCGAAATATCCGATGTCGAAACAGAAATGCAGGCGTTTCAAGAAACAGATACAGCTGAGTTTGATTTGGAATTGGATCCACTTTCCCTTTCCACAATAGAACTTCCGGAAGCATTACCGGAATCCCCTGTAGAGGGAATCGACTGGGTAAAGATAAAGGCAGCCAGTCAAGACTACAATGACTTTCTTGACACCGATCCTGATTATGCTTATGATCGGCTTACGGACCGCTTTAAAGAGATGTTTGGAGACCGTCCTGAAATTGAAACATTGGTTGAAAATATTAGACGTTCAAATGAAGGTACCTTGACTGTTGATGACGCAATTACCATGACGGAAGCATCTATAAGTCTTCTACCAGCAGATGAGACTGAAGCGATAAGACAGCTATCGGAAAATCTTGAAGTCTTCCGAGAAATCAAGGCATTTCAAGAGGAAGGCGGGCATGTGAATATCGAATTCAACATCTCCGTGGGAGGAGAGTAAAACAAACGCTATCTCCACTTTCCTTGGATGCGGTATCTCTGCAGTGCTCTGTTTAATGCTTCTGTATCACGTCTACATGCTGTAGAGGTGCCTTTCAAACCTGCCCGACAGCGTGCCTATTCTTCAAGTGAAGTCAGATCTGAATATATCAAAAACTTTCAAAAAGCACTCCCCTGTACTCTTATTAGTCATTGTCCTACTTTTTTCGTTCGGACTGAAACTTAACAATCTCGGTCACCGAAGTTTTGGTAGTGTTGATGAGTGTTGTCATGCCCTCGTCGCTAAAAATCTTCTCAAACATCCCCTTAAGCCGACACTCATTGATGTTCCCTATCTTCCTTACAGTGCAGCAACGTGGAGTGAAAACCATATATGGCTCCACAAACCGATTCTTCCACTCTGGCAGATATGTCTCTCCTATTGGCTTTTAGGTGTTAGCACCCTTGCCCTTCGAATTCCCAGTGCGATTCTTGCCACTCTCGCTGCCGGGCTCACCTATCTGATTGGCACACAATTCTTAACGCGTCGTGCCGCGGGTATCGCTGCTGCTATTCAGGCGTTCTCGGGGTTTATCATGCAGTTGACGCACGGATACCAATTCAGCGATGCAATTGACATTTCACTGTTATTCTATTGTGAACTCGGTATTTATGGGCTTGTTCGTGCTATTAAGACTGGTAAGTGGCGTTTCGCCTTATTGGCGGGGATAGCTCAAGGGCTCGGCTTTCTTTCAAAAACCTATCCAGCATTTATTATCACCGGGGTTGCTTTCGCAACTTGGTTAGCACCCAAATTTAGTTTAGCAAAAAAGAAGGAGTGTCACCTCCGTGGACAGCATATTTTAGGCATGCTAATAACGACAATCCTCATCGCTGGACCGTGGATGTTGTACACCGCCCTTCAGTATCCAGTTGAGTTCAAAATTGAACATAATTACATTTTCAGGCATTTAACAGAAGACGTTGAGGGGTGGCGTGCCCCTTGGTCCAAAGCGTTTCTGTACAGTGCTCAGATATTGAACCTACTGACTCTCCCGGTTGTTGTGGCAGTTTGTTGTTCGTTTTTTCGCCTTTTCCGCGAGAAAAATATCGGTCTCTATCTACTTTATGCCTGGGGGTTTGGGGTTTTACTCCCTTTTTCGCTCGCCACCACGAAAACGCCGAGTGCGACACTCATCAGTATGCCCGCGTTTTTATTGATACTCGGTGGCTTCGTAGAGCGGACCACATACCACAAACCCAACGACTCCCCCTACAGACGCGGGATTCGTGTCGTTTGGGCAACCCTGCTCGTGATCCTATGCATTGGAGAGGGTATTCAGGCTTGGCGGGTCACCCAAACTCACAATGAACATACGCTCTCTGAGATTGCGGCGTTTGCAGAGGAACACCTGCCGAAAAATGCTGTGCTTCTCACCGAAATTAATGTCCGGAAAAGAGAAGCCCACTATGATTACCTCCGTCTGATGTTCTTCACAGAGCATACCGCGCGTCCCTACTATTTAAAAAGTGAATGGAAATCTCTCAGCCAACAGGTTCAAGAACACGGTGGCATTCCCTACGTTGTCACCTTTCGCGAGCTCGACTTACCTTTACTCTTCAAAAGCGAAGCAGATAAGCGGACAATATATTTGGCGGAACCCAGCGACTAACATACTATAGTAGAGTCAACAATTAAGTGGACACTGGACAAATTGGCGAGGTTAGAAACCTCGCCTACCAGGGGCGGAGAGTGTCTATTTATTTTTAGGATCCACTATATTAGGACATTCATAGCAGATTTTAGTAGGATTTGGACACCCTCAAAGAGGTTCCCCAAGGCTCACCTTTAGCGTCCCTTCACGTAGTACAGACTCACAGTCTATGCTACAATTCTCTCACATTCATCCGCACTAATTTAGCAATGAAGCCACGAGTGTCTCCATCGTTGGTACTGTTCCAACAGCCGGAAGTGAGGATTTCGCTGCCCATGTCTCGTATCCACCTTCCTGTGTCAATGCCTTGTCCGTGCAGATGTAACCGATATACCCATTCGCTAAGCTGACGAGAAACGTTGGATTCGCATCGGATTTCGACTTGATATTCATCCCCGTTTCAACGAAAACTTCTCCCGGCAATGCCACAATCGCGGCTTCACCCAGACGGATGACTTGAACCGGAGCGGTCATCTGCGTCGGTAACTTCGCCAACCGTTGGCATTCATGCGCGTAGACATCAACCAATGCCTGCGGTATCGGCTCCCCGACGACCCAACTGAACGGACCCGTTTCGTAAGCATCATAAGTTCCTTGTGGCACAGACAACACCTGTTCAGCAACTTCAAGGTCTTCAGCAGTAATCTCTTTACGCTGGAACGTCAGGGTGGCAAGGTCTCCGCTGAGATCAAGCGTTTCGTGCATCTCCATGAGTTGCTTCTCAACAATAAAATGTCCCGCGAGAACGTTCGCCATTTTCACTGCTTGTTGGTGTCCGCTCGCTGTCCATTTCGTCCGTCCACTAAAGTCGGTGTTGTTAATCTGTCCCGATGCGGCGTTCCAGAGGAGTGAGATACACGTATCCCCCAGATAGTGTCGCATGAGCCGATCGAAATGTCCAAAATAGTCTGCGGAGAGGGCATTGCCGTTGTCTGTACCGATATAGTGGAGCGAAAAGTTAGCAACCGCCGAGATCGGAGTCCCATCATCGGTAGCCTCAACGTACATCATCGCCACCTCTGGATCGATTGTACCGGTCGGCTTCACAAGATTCGGGTTTTCGATACCCGGGTTAAAACGGACAGTCCCATCTTTCATGTGCCATCGTCGATTGAAGGTAATACGTTCTTCATCAACACTAGCGAAACCTACCCGTGCTGGCTTAAGTTGCCACACCGCAAGTTCAACTGCATCGGCGATTTTCAGTGGGACCCATTCGGTATACTCAGTATCTTCATCAACACCGAGTAGATCAGAGATGGCGACAGCGGTATGTGTATGTGTGGCATTCACCATGACGTGTGCCGCCGGAATATCGCATCTATCAGCGATACGCGCTTTGGCGGCATCCGCGATTTTCTCCGGTATAGCGATGAGATCACACGTAACGATTGCGATACGCGTTGTGCCGTTATCAATGACGACTGCCTTGGCAAAGAGTTCATCGTCAACATTTTCAGCGTATCTCGGTCGGAAACCGCCCGGTATTCTCGTGCCGAGGGGCGGCGTGATATTCGCGCTCGCGCTTCCTGCTTTAAGAGTCGTTTGCATCTTTTTAACCTTTCCTTACGGGTAAACAACGGAATTTGAGGCTTTAGCGTTTTCCGTATTTGAATTGAAGAAACACCCCTCTATTTCATTATGGGCTATGGTCTCGTATCGGGTGAAAACACAATAGTTAAAAAGCCTTAATCCGAACCTCGTGAAGAAATAAGATTTACCTCACAGATAAGATCGCCGTGTAAGCGA from Candidatus Poribacteria bacterium carries:
- the glnA gene encoding type I glutamate--ammonia ligase; translation: MTPSEVVALAKDNDIKIVDLKFMDLPGMWQHFSMMADELTEDLFEEGAGFDGSSIRGFQAINESDMLLFPDPTTALIDPVCKVPTLSITCNIKDPITLENYTRDVRHIAQKAEAYLQSTGIADTSYWGPEAEFYLLNDIRYGQNQHSGFYSVDSVEGSWNSGREENPNLGYKPRYKEGYFPVPPSDTLQDLRSEICLKLIEAGVDVEVHHHEVGTAGQGEIDIRFGELTETGDKIALYKYIIKNMARANNLVATFMPKPLFQDNGSGMHVHQSLWKNGKNIFYDPQGYSLLSEDALYYIGGLLTHARSLCAIIAPTTNSYKRLVPGYEAPVNIAYSQRNRSACVRIPVYSKSEKAKRVEFRTPDPSCNPYLAFSALLMAGLDGIQNRIHPGDPLDKDLYDLEPEELADIESTPVSLGDSLDALEEDHEYLLKGDVFTQDVLDVWLDYKRENEVDAVNMRPHPYEFFLYHDI
- a CDS encoding P-II family nitrogen regulator, translating into MKKLECIIRPFKLEEVKEALSSVGVRGMTVSEVRGFGRSRGHTELYRGSEYTIEFVPKLKIEIVVAEENVDKVVEAVQQAASTGKIGDGKIFVLPIDETIRIRTGERGPAAV
- a CDS encoding phospholipid carrier-dependent glycosyltransferase; this translates as MPDSVPILQVKSDLNISKTFKKHSPVLLLVIVLLFSFGLKLNNLGHRSFGSVDECCHALVAKNLLKHPLKPTLIDVPYLPYSAATWSENHIWLHKPILPLWQICLSYWLLGVSTLALRIPSAILATLAAGLTYLIGTQFLTRRAAGIAAAIQAFSGFIMQLTHGYQFSDAIDISLLFYCELGIYGLVRAIKTGKWRFALLAGIAQGLGFLSKTYPAFIITGVAFATWLAPKFSLAKKKECHLRGQHILGMLITTILIAGPWMLYTALQYPVEFKIEHNYIFRHLTEDVEGWRAPWSKAFLYSAQILNLLTLPVVVAVCCSFFRLFREKNIGLYLLYAWGFGVLLPFSLATTKTPSATLISMPAFLLILGGFVERTTYHKPNDSPYRRGIRVVWATLLVILCIGEGIQAWRVTQTHNEHTLSEIAAFAEEHLPKNAVLLTEINVRKREAHYDYLRLMFFTEHTARPYYLKSEWKSLSQQVQEHGGIPYVVTFRELDLPLLFKSEADKRTIYLAEPSD